A window of the Janthinobacterium agaricidamnosum NBRC 102515 = DSM 9628 genome harbors these coding sequences:
- a CDS encoding acyl-CoA thioesterase, which yields MHPYSNAVIDTPAPVPVPDQPAAANLHDGSADKKTGLTFRHNLTIYLKDSNAYGNTYFARYFEWQGVCRERWFYECIARDMLQAHGVFITKHAEQDYLQETFPFQEISCEVNAYRIKRCSFWLEFRFFADGQQVSSGRQHIVFANHDKRITALPELVIKRIERYQLAGTEIRK from the coding sequence ATGCATCCATACTCGAATGCCGTCATTGATACGCCAGCCCCGGTCCCGGTCCCGGATCAGCCCGCTGCCGCCAACCTGCATGACGGCAGCGCCGATAAAAAAACCGGACTGACCTTTCGCCATAACCTGACGATATATCTGAAGGACTCGAATGCCTACGGCAATACCTACTTTGCCCGTTATTTCGAATGGCAGGGGGTGTGCCGCGAGCGCTGGTTTTACGAATGCATTGCGCGCGACATGCTGCAGGCGCATGGCGTGTTCATCACCAAGCATGCCGAGCAAGACTATTTGCAGGAAACTTTTCCCTTCCAGGAAATCAGCTGCGAAGTGAATGCCTACCGCATCAAGCGCTGTTCATTCTGGCTGGAATTCCGCTTCTTCGCCGACGGCCAGCAAGTATCGAGCGGGCGCCAGCACATCGTGTTCGCCAACCATGACAAGCGCATCACGGCCTTGCCGGAACTGGTGATCAAACGCATCGAGCGCTATCAATTGGCGGGGACGGAAATCAGGAAGTAG
- a CDS encoding inositol monophosphatase family protein, with protein sequence MLNTAIKAARRGAAVINRASFDLDRVTVTEKQHNDFVTDVDQAAEQAIIEVLSKAYPDHAILGEESGASANTHDENEYQWIIDPLDGTTNFIHGFPQYCVSIALAQRGVVTQAVIYDPVRNDLFTATKGAGAYLNEKRIRVTKLDRIANALLGTGYVAGSVKALDEYLKMYQIMGERSQGVRRAGSAALDLAYVACGRLDGFYEKGLKPWDIAAGALMITESGGIVGEFNGESEYLYKGDVIAASPKIFGQLVTLLAPFA encoded by the coding sequence ATGCTCAATACGGCGATCAAAGCCGCCCGCCGCGGCGCCGCCGTCATCAATCGCGCCTCATTCGACCTCGATCGCGTCACCGTGACCGAAAAACAACATAACGATTTCGTCACCGACGTCGACCAGGCCGCCGAACAGGCCATCATCGAAGTGCTGTCCAAAGCGTACCCGGATCACGCGATCCTGGGCGAGGAATCGGGAGCTTCCGCCAATACCCACGACGAGAATGAATATCAGTGGATCATCGATCCGCTGGACGGCACCACCAACTTTATCCACGGCTTTCCGCAATATTGCGTCTCGATCGCGCTGGCGCAGCGCGGCGTCGTCACGCAAGCCGTGATCTACGACCCGGTGCGCAACGACTTGTTCACCGCCACCAAGGGCGCCGGCGCCTACCTGAATGAAAAACGCATCCGGGTCACCAAGCTGGACCGCATCGCCAACGCCTTGCTGGGCACCGGCTACGTGGCCGGCAGCGTCAAAGCGCTCGACGAATACCTGAAGATGTACCAGATCATGGGCGAACGCAGCCAAGGCGTGCGCCGCGCCGGTTCGGCCGCGCTGGACCTGGCTTACGTCGCTTGCGGCCGCCTCGACGGTTTCTACGAAAAAGGCTTGAAGCCTTGGGATATCGCGGCCGGCGCGCTGATGATCACCGAATCGGGCGGCATCGTCGGCGAATTCAACGGCGAATCCGAGTACCTGTACAAGGGCGACGTGATCGCCGCCAGCCCGAAAATCTTCGGCCAACTGGTCACCTTGCTGGCGCCGTTCGCTTAA
- a CDS encoding RNA methyltransferase, which produces MNLPEINTSLASLFTRLRFILVETSRPGNIGGTARAMKTMGFSELVLVNPRFPDALQDPEAVAFASGAQDILAGARIVGSIGEALDGCNFAAAVSARLREFSPPLLTPRALAGQLAASPDLHAALIFGNERFGLPNEIVEKCNVLINIPANPDYSSLNLSQAAQVLAYECRVAALGDETAVTPIGFHGESASLTQVDGMYEHLERALVAIDFLDANNPKKLMPRLKRLFSRTGLETEEVNILRGIARQILAKAK; this is translated from the coding sequence ATGAATCTGCCCGAAATCAACACGTCTCTTGCGTCTCTTTTTACGCGCCTGCGATTTATTCTGGTCGAAACCAGCCGCCCGGGCAATATCGGCGGCACCGCGCGCGCCATGAAAACGATGGGTTTTTCCGAACTGGTGCTGGTCAATCCGCGCTTCCCCGATGCCTTGCAAGACCCGGAAGCGGTGGCCTTCGCCAGCGGCGCGCAAGATATCCTGGCCGGCGCGCGCATCGTCGGCTCGATCGGCGAAGCGCTCGACGGCTGCAATTTCGCCGCCGCCGTGTCGGCCCGGCTGCGCGAATTCTCGCCCCCGTTGCTGACGCCGCGCGCGCTGGCCGGGCAACTGGCGGCCAGCCCGGACTTGCATGCGGCGCTGATTTTCGGCAATGAACGTTTCGGCTTGCCGAATGAAATCGTCGAGAAATGCAATGTGCTGATTAACATTCCCGCCAATCCCGATTATTCGTCGCTCAATTTATCGCAGGCGGCGCAAGTGCTGGCCTATGAATGCCGGGTCGCGGCGCTGGGCGATGAAACAGCGGTCACGCCGATCGGTTTCCATGGCGAGTCGGCCAGCCTGACGCAAGTCGACGGCATGTATGAACATCTGGAGCGGGCGCTGGTGGCGATCGATTTCCTCGACGCCAACAATCCGAAAAAGCTGATGCCGCGTCTGAAACGGCTGTTCTCGCGCACCGGGCTGGAAACCGAGGAAGTCAATATCCTGCGCGGCATCGCGCGGCAAATCCTGGCCAAGGCCAAATAG
- a CDS encoding esterase/lipase family protein has product MGNLVQRFLERRAGRNAGRHIIARLLKLLLLLQALAVLGLWWLIDGYADLARTELALLLALLAVLGLRAVLCGQNFWLSRHFGSAAPPQFRPGPLRWLRLASQEFLANLRMSSRDMAWPRLVPPATRRQGGLPLLPVLLVHGYVCNHGCWNRFSARLARAGIEHDAVDLEPPGADIDDFVPLLHDAVQRLCARSGSARVIIVAHSMGGLVARAYLRRHGEARIARVITLGTPHHGTALAGFGLGRNARQMSRKQHQPSPWLQQLAAAETPRRRALFTSIFSHHDNIVAPQTSACFEDAKNIAFGAIGHVTLACHPIILQCVIDEISSVSIAAAYTDFTASHSANLPCRF; this is encoded by the coding sequence ATGGGCAACCTCGTGCAGCGCTTTCTTGAACGCCGGGCCGGCCGCAACGCTGGCCGCCATATCATCGCGCGCCTGTTAAAACTGCTGTTGCTGCTGCAGGCGCTGGCCGTGCTGGGCTTGTGGTGGCTGATTGACGGTTATGCCGATTTGGCGCGGACTGAGTTGGCCTTATTGCTGGCGCTGCTGGCCGTGCTCGGCTTGCGCGCGGTTCTCTGCGGCCAGAATTTCTGGCTGAGCCGCCATTTCGGCAGCGCCGCGCCGCCGCAATTTCGTCCCGGCCCGCTGCGCTGGCTGCGGCTGGCCAGCCAGGAATTCCTCGCTAATTTGCGGATGTCGTCGCGCGACATGGCGTGGCCGCGGCTGGTCCCGCCGGCCACGCGGCGGCAAGGCGGCTTGCCGCTGCTGCCCGTATTGCTGGTGCACGGCTACGTGTGCAACCACGGTTGCTGGAACCGGTTCAGCGCACGGCTGGCGCGGGCCGGCATCGAACACGACGCGGTCGACCTGGAGCCGCCCGGCGCGGACATCGACGACTTCGTGCCGCTGCTGCACGACGCCGTGCAGCGCCTGTGCGCCCGCAGCGGCAGCGCACGAGTCATCATCGTCGCGCACAGCATGGGCGGGCTGGTGGCGCGGGCGTATTTGCGGCGCCATGGCGAAGCGCGCATCGCCCGCGTGATCACGCTCGGCACGCCGCACCATGGCACGGCGCTGGCCGGTTTCGGGCTGGGCCGCAATGCGCGCCAGATGAGCCGCAAGCAGCACCAGCCGAGCCCGTGGCTGCAGCAATTGGCGGCCGCCGAAACGCCGCGCCGGCGCGCCTTGTTCACGTCGATCTTTTCGCATCACGACAATATCGTCGCGCCGCAAACCTCGGCCTGTTTCGAGGACGCCAAAAATATAGCCTTCGGCGCCATCGGCCACGTCACGCTGGCATGTCACCCTATCATCTTGCAATGCGTTATCGATGAAATAAGCAGCGTTTCCATAGCCGCCGCTTACACCGATTTCACGGCGTCTCACTCGGCAAATTTGCCGTGTCGCTTTTAA
- a CDS encoding EAL domain-containing protein: MSARILIIEDNATNMELMVYLLRAFGYTPLTAYDGEEGVRMAREEIPDLIICDVHLPKLDGYGVVAELKKDPLTSKIPALAVTALAMLGDRERLLEAGFDGYIGKPIEPDLFVAELESFLPAAPSAPVKNDIATILIVDDHVLNREFLMALLGYGGHRLLEASNGAEGLEIMRGECPDLVISDILMPNMDGYEFVTRIHQNPATADVPIIFYTATYREQEALALAEACGVRWVLPKPSDPEVIIRTVNQALGLAPSAAPPSLPPPAQSEGQLRGIDNKVSEYLDELESSSQLITSLAQQDDPAAPPEHLSVMTERLSRSLSSLQAVSLRLTALIELGIELGAERDPQALIEVGCRVAQNICVSKYACIGVLQEGADKLSYFSSCGLEQQLDAISLEPRAGLLNQLLQERQPLRINNPDGDPAALGLPASHPPVHSFLGVAIASRERSHGWLYLVDKLGADEFSEVDERVAATVAAQIAVAYDNLHLYDEIKRHHEQLTQDMSARIRLDEDLRRFRLAMDATADAIFLVDRAGMCFVDVNLTACRMLGYQREEFLKVGPGGAHEGADANADANLEELYDKLLAGDQGGAMTELLLQRKDGSPLAVEVQRRTLRSGQSWILVAVARDITERKDAEQRLMKLAHFDTLTGLPNRTQFYESLSHSLDQAAEHHWSVAVLFLDIDRFKNINDTLGHTIGDELLRQFSSRLVDCLRVRDTIGRFGGDEFAAILVLPDGAQHATSVVDKIREAMRRPFDLKGHEVTVTSSIGISVYPDDGLDPDVLIQYADTAMYRAKEAGSDAFRFFTAEMNLQSLARLDLENALRRAIDNEEFVLFFQPKVHIVSGRISGAEALIRWRRPGHGMVSPALFIPILEETGLIVRVGTWVLNEACKKISEWGAGGIGPVHLSVNVSGIQFFVGGIEEEVLKAIRTHDIAPDLLELELTESSLMSNAEETITVLRNLKSLGIQISIDDFGTGYSSLAYLKRFPIDKLKIDIAFVREVTSNPDDAAIVLAIISMAHSMKLEVIAEGVENDAQLAYLRRHGCDEMQGYYFSRPVAEEEFQSMLKNGKLLQAPQDDDDQQEQQTLLIVDDDSFMLDVLSDFLAQDGYRILTAQTAAEGFDILARHRVQVILCDQCMPMMSGTEFMERVKHLCPDTFRIMLSAYADLTPIMAAINRGAVDRFYTKPWKGAVLRENIREGFRLHGLLHGPVQAAA, encoded by the coding sequence TTGTCGGCACGCATACTGATTATTGAAGACAACGCCACCAATATGGAATTGATGGTGTATTTGCTGCGCGCCTTTGGCTACACACCGCTGACCGCCTACGATGGCGAGGAAGGGGTACGCATGGCGCGCGAGGAAATCCCCGACCTGATCATTTGCGATGTGCACTTGCCCAAGCTCGACGGCTACGGCGTGGTGGCCGAACTGAAAAAAGACCCGCTGACCAGCAAGATTCCAGCCTTGGCGGTGACCGCGCTGGCCATGCTGGGCGACCGCGAACGCCTGCTGGAAGCGGGCTTCGACGGTTATATCGGCAAGCCGATCGAACCCGATTTGTTTGTCGCGGAGCTAGAATCTTTTTTGCCAGCGGCGCCGTCAGCGCCAGTTAAAAATGACATAGCCACCATACTGATCGTCGATGATCATGTATTGAACCGCGAATTCCTGATGGCGCTGCTCGGTTACGGCGGCCATCGGCTGCTGGAAGCGTCGAACGGCGCCGAAGGCCTCGAGATCATGCGCGGCGAGTGTCCCGATCTGGTCATCTCCGACATCCTGATGCCGAATATGGACGGTTACGAATTCGTCACGCGGATACACCAAAACCCGGCCACCGCCGACGTGCCGATCATTTTTTATACCGCCACCTACCGCGAACAGGAGGCGCTGGCGCTGGCCGAGGCATGCGGCGTGCGCTGGGTGCTGCCGAAACCGTCGGACCCGGAAGTGATCATACGCACCGTCAACCAGGCGCTGGGGCTGGCGCCATCGGCCGCGCCGCCGTCCTTGCCGCCGCCGGCGCAGAGTGAGGGCCAGTTGCGCGGCATCGACAACAAGGTCAGCGAATACCTCGATGAACTCGAATCGAGCAGCCAGCTGATCACCAGCCTGGCCCAGCAGGACGACCCTGCCGCGCCGCCGGAGCACCTGTCGGTGATGACCGAACGGCTGTCGCGCTCGCTATCGAGCCTGCAGGCGGTCAGCTTGCGGCTGACCGCGCTGATCGAGCTGGGGATAGAGTTGGGCGCGGAACGCGATCCGCAGGCGCTGATCGAAGTCGGCTGCCGCGTCGCGCAAAATATCTGCGTGTCCAAATATGCCTGCATCGGCGTGCTGCAGGAGGGCGCCGACAAGCTCAGTTATTTTTCCAGCTGCGGTTTGGAACAGCAACTGGACGCGATCAGTCTGGAACCACGGGCCGGCCTCCTGAATCAACTGCTGCAGGAGCGCCAGCCGCTGCGCATCAACAATCCGGATGGCGATCCGGCCGCGCTGGGCTTGCCGGCCAGCCACCCGCCGGTGCATTCCTTCCTCGGCGTGGCAATCGCGTCGCGCGAGCGCAGCCATGGCTGGCTGTACCTGGTCGACAAGCTGGGCGCGGACGAATTTTCCGAGGTCGACGAGCGGGTCGCCGCCACCGTCGCGGCGCAGATCGCGGTGGCCTACGACAATTTGCATCTGTATGACGAAATCAAGCGCCACCATGAACAACTGACGCAAGACATGTCGGCGCGCATCCGCCTCGATGAAGACTTGCGCCGTTTCCGGCTGGCGATGGATGCCACCGCCGATGCGATTTTCCTGGTCGACCGGGCCGGCATGTGCTTCGTCGACGTCAACCTGACCGCGTGCCGCATGCTCGGCTACCAGCGCGAGGAATTCCTGAAAGTCGGGCCGGGCGGCGCGCACGAGGGTGCCGATGCCAACGCCGACGCCAATCTGGAAGAGTTGTATGACAAGCTGCTGGCCGGCGACCAGGGCGGCGCGATGACGGAGCTGCTGTTGCAGCGCAAGGATGGCTCGCCGCTGGCGGTGGAGGTGCAGCGCCGCACGCTGCGTTCCGGCCAGAGCTGGATACTGGTGGCGGTGGCGCGCGACATCACCGAGCGCAAGGACGCCGAGCAGCGGCTGATGAAGCTGGCCCATTTCGACACGCTGACCGGGCTGCCGAACCGCACCCAGTTTTACGAATCGCTGAGCCATTCGCTGGACCAGGCCGCCGAGCACCACTGGTCGGTGGCGGTGCTGTTCCTCGATATCGACCGTTTCAAGAATATCAACGACACGCTGGGCCACACCATCGGCGACGAATTGCTGCGCCAGTTTTCCAGCCGGCTGGTCGATTGCCTGCGCGTGCGCGACACCATCGGCCGTTTCGGCGGCGACGAATTCGCCGCCATCCTGGTGCTGCCCGACGGCGCGCAGCACGCCACCTCGGTGGTCGACAAGATCCGTGAAGCGATGCGCCGCCCGTTCGACTTGAAGGGCCATGAAGTGACGGTCACGTCCAGCATCGGCATTTCCGTCTACCCGGACGACGGCCTCGATCCGGATGTGCTGATCCAGTACGCCGACACCGCCATGTACCGCGCCAAGGAAGCGGGCAGCGACGCGTTCCGTTTCTTCACCGCCGAAATGAACCTGCAGTCGCTGGCCCGGCTCGACCTGGAGAATGCGCTGCGGCGCGCCATCGACAATGAAGAATTCGTGCTGTTCTTCCAGCCCAAGGTGCATATCGTATCGGGCCGCATCAGCGGCGCCGAAGCGCTGATACGCTGGCGCCGTCCCGGCCACGGCATGGTGTCGCCGGCGCTGTTCATCCCGATCCTGGAAGAGACCGGCCTGATCGTGCGGGTCGGTACCTGGGTGCTGAACGAAGCGTGCAAGAAGATCAGCGAATGGGGCGCCGGCGGCATCGGCCCGGTGCATTTGTCGGTCAACGTTTCGGGCATCCAGTTCTTCGTCGGCGGTATCGAGGAAGAGGTGCTGAAGGCGATCCGCACCCACGATATCGCGCCGGACTTGCTGGAACTGGAATTGACTGAAAGTTCGCTGATGTCGAACGCGGAAGAAACCATCACCGTGCTGCGCAACCTGAAAAGCCTCGGCATCCAGATCTCGATCGACGATTTCGGCACCGGTTATTCCAGCCTGGCTTACCTGAAGCGCTTCCCGATCGACAAGCTGAAGATCGACATCGCCTTCGTGCGCGAAGTGACCAGCAACCCGGACGACGCCGCCATCGTGCTGGCGATTATCAGCATGGCGCACAGCATGAAGCTGGAAGTGATTGCCGAAGGCGTCGAAAACGATGCGCAACTGGCCTATCTGCGGCGCCACGGCTGCGATGAAATGCAGGGCTATTACTTCAGCCGGCCGGTGGCCGAAGAGGAATTCCAGTCGATGCTCAAGAATGGCAAGCTGCTGCAGGCGCCGCAGGACGACGACGATCAGCAGGAGCAGCAAACCCTGCTGATCGTCGACGACGACAGCTTCATGCTGGACGTGCTGAGCGATTTCCTGGCGCAGGACGGCTACCGCATCCTGACCGCGCAAACGGCGGCCGAAGGCTTCGACATCCTGGCGCGGCACCGGGTGCAAGTGATCCTGTGCGATCAGTGCATGCCGATGATGAGCGGCACCGAATTCATGGAACGGGTCAAGCACCTGTGCCCGGACACCTTCCGCATCATGCTGTCGGCGTACGCCGACCTGACGCCGATCATGGCCGCCATCAACCGCGGCGCGGTCGACCGTTTTTACACCAAGCCATGGAAGGGCGCCGTGCTGCGCGAGAACATCCGCGAAGGATTCCGCCTGCACGGACTGTTGCACGGACCGGTGCAGGCGGCGGCGTGA
- a CDS encoding phasin family protein: MVKKLKAQLKDEEKQLASAVRTSAQQIWQAGLGAFAKAQEEGGRVFSKLVKEGTEFQKRAEDKVSGVGDTVGKIADGVSQQASGSWDKLEQVFEERVARALATIGVPTRKELQALNKRIEQLSKAVAELSGAQGDKAARPAKVKTAAARPAAKTAQKAAVKPALKAKPSAKAAAPKAAIRKPAAKKPASPK; this comes from the coding sequence ATGGTAAAGAAATTAAAAGCACAGCTGAAAGACGAAGAAAAACAATTGGCCAGCGCCGTGCGCACGTCGGCGCAGCAGATCTGGCAAGCGGGCCTGGGCGCATTCGCCAAGGCGCAGGAAGAGGGCGGCCGGGTATTTTCGAAGCTGGTCAAGGAAGGCACCGAATTCCAGAAGCGCGCCGAAGACAAGGTCTCCGGCGTGGGCGATACCGTCGGCAAGATCGCCGACGGCGTCAGCCAGCAGGCGTCCGGGTCGTGGGACAAGCTGGAACAAGTGTTCGAAGAGCGCGTCGCGCGCGCGCTGGCTACCATCGGCGTACCGACCCGGAAGGAACTCCAGGCGCTCAACAAGCGCATCGAGCAATTGAGCAAGGCGGTCGCCGAATTGTCCGGCGCGCAGGGGGACAAGGCGGCCAGGCCGGCCAAGGTCAAGACGGCGGCGGCCAGGCCGGCCGCAAAAACCGCGCAAAAAGCAGCCGTCAAGCCTGCGCTGAAAGCCAAGCCGTCAGCCAAGGCCGCCGCGCCAAAAGCCGCGATCAGGAAGCCGGCGGCGAAGAAGCCGGCCAGTCCAAAATAG
- a CDS encoding TetR/AcrR family transcriptional regulator — MLQKAPRRTRERILELSLRLFNEFGEPNITTTVIAEEMNISPGNLYYHFRNKDDIVNSIFVQFEAEIERILTVPDGRRSNIEDVWLYLHLMFELIWRYRFFYRDLNDLLSRNRKLELHFKLILAHKIKVAKQLCEDLRTEKSLEASDMEIDAMATNMVVVATYWLSYEYVRNPRKYTEQQSMSDALARGCYQVLSQIGPYLRNETHLLFQKLSEEYLKKLK, encoded by the coding sequence ATGCTACAAAAAGCACCACGCCGTACCCGTGAACGTATTCTGGAATTATCCTTGCGCTTGTTTAATGAGTTTGGAGAGCCGAATATCACGACCACCGTGATTGCGGAAGAGATGAATATCTCGCCGGGGAATCTGTATTATCACTTCAGGAACAAGGACGATATCGTCAATTCGATCTTTGTCCAGTTCGAAGCCGAAATCGAACGCATCCTCACCGTGCCGGACGGGCGCCGCTCGAATATCGAGGACGTGTGGCTGTATCTGCACCTGATGTTCGAATTGATCTGGCGCTACCGCTTTTTCTACCGCGACTTGAACGACCTGCTGTCGCGTAACCGCAAGCTCGAACTGCATTTCAAATTGATCCTGGCGCACAAGATCAAGGTGGCCAAGCAATTGTGCGAAGACTTGCGCACCGAGAAATCGCTGGAAGCGTCGGACATGGAAATCGATGCGATGGCGACCAATATGGTGGTGGTCGCGACGTATTGGCTGTCGTATGAATATGTGCGCAATCCCCGTAAATACACCGAGCAGCAATCGATGTCGGATGCATTGGCGCGCGGCTGCTACCAGGTGTTGTCGCAAATCGGCCCGTATCTGCGCAATGAAACCCATTTGCTGTTCCAGAAACTATCCGAAGAGTACTTGAAGAAATTAAAATAG
- a CDS encoding TIGR00730 family Rossman fold protein, with product MKSICVYCGANGGVTPQYAAAARELARVLVEENISLVYGGGNVGLMGVIADEVLRLGGEVTGVIPTQLVEREVGHTGLTRQFIVKDMHERKAMMAQLSDGFIAMPGGLGTLEELFEVLTWSQLGIHSKPIGLLNVDHFYDGLVSFIEHAKGEGFVRPQHAAMLRVEADALALVQRLKGGQG from the coding sequence ATTAAATCGATCTGTGTGTATTGTGGCGCCAATGGCGGCGTCACGCCGCAATATGCGGCGGCGGCGCGCGAATTGGCGCGGGTGTTGGTGGAAGAGAATATCTCGCTGGTGTATGGCGGCGGCAATGTCGGCTTGATGGGCGTGATCGCCGATGAGGTACTGCGCCTGGGCGGTGAGGTGACCGGCGTGATCCCGACCCAATTGGTGGAGCGCGAAGTGGGCCATACCGGCTTGACGCGCCAGTTCATCGTCAAGGACATGCATGAACGCAAGGCCATGATGGCGCAACTGTCGGACGGTTTTATCGCCATGCCGGGCGGCCTGGGTACGCTGGAAGAATTGTTCGAGGTGTTGACCTGGTCGCAGCTGGGCATCCACAGCAAACCGATCGGCTTGCTGAATGTCGACCATTTTTATGATGGCCTGGTCAGCTTCATCGAGCATGCCAAGGGCGAAGGTTTTGTGCGGCCGCAACACGCGGCGATGCTGCGGGTCGAGGCGGACGCGCTGGCCTTGGTGCAGCGCCTGAAAGGTGGCCAAGGCTAA
- a CDS encoding GIN domain-containing protein has protein sequence MSWRKRIPIKAFGYGRVSREGLSGDTLQLTQSASMRMQLAGKVGRLDVERTGSGDITLTASRKLQARANGSGRITVRGNRPQRSVIGSRVSIIE, from the coding sequence TTGTCTTGGCGGAAAAGGATTCCGATCAAGGCGTTCGGCTACGGCCGGGTATCGCGTGAAGGCTTGAGTGGCGATACGCTGCAACTGACCCAATCCGCTTCGATGCGCATGCAATTGGCGGGCAAGGTCGGCCGGCTCGATGTCGAGCGCACTGGCTCGGGCGATATTACGCTGACCGCGAGCCGCAAATTGCAAGCCCGTGCAAATGGTTCTGGCCGCATCACGGTACGCGGCAACCGGCCTCAGCGCAGCGTCATCGGCTCGCGCGTCAGCATCATCGAGTAA
- a CDS encoding YgjP-like metallopeptidase domain-containing protein, with translation MHALKYLSAYSEQTRQQVSLLIDQNKLAEVLLKRYPAAHDIRNDKALYQYVQDLKNEFLRNAEPINKVAFDNKIHVINHALGLHTSISRVQGGKLKAKHEIRVATIFKDVPLEFLRMIAVHELAHVKEKQHDKAFYKLCSYMEPNYHQYEFDLRLYLTQLDMSSQRLW, from the coding sequence ATGCATGCCCTGAAGTACCTGAGCGCCTATTCCGAGCAAACCCGCCAACAAGTGTCCTTGCTGATCGACCAAAACAAACTGGCCGAGGTATTGCTCAAGCGCTACCCGGCGGCGCACGACATCCGTAACGACAAGGCCTTGTATCAATACGTGCAGGATTTGAAAAACGAATTCCTGCGCAATGCCGAGCCGATCAACAAAGTGGCGTTCGACAACAAGATCCACGTGATCAATCACGCGCTGGGTTTGCACACCTCGATTTCACGGGTGCAGGGAGGAAAGTTGAAGGCGAAACATGAGATTCGCGTCGCCACCATCTTCAAGGACGTGCCGCTGGAATTTCTGCGCATGATCGCGGTGCATGAGCTGGCCCACGTCAAGGAAAAGCAGCACGACAAGGCGTTCTACAAGCTGTGTTCCTACATGGAACCGAATTACCACCAGTATGAATTTGATTTGCGGCTGTACCTGACCCAGCTCGATATGTCCAGCCAGCGCCTGTGGTAA
- a CDS encoding MbtH family protein — translation MASEDLQQDEVLFQVVVNHEEQYSIWPQHKLVPHGWSGVGTSGDKATCLEWIRKVWVDMRPLSVR, via the coding sequence ATGGCATCAGAAGATTTACAGCAAGACGAAGTGCTTTTCCAGGTAGTCGTCAATCACGAAGAACAGTATTCGATCTGGCCGCAGCACAAGTTGGTGCCGCATGGCTGGTCTGGCGTCGGCACTTCCGGCGATAAGGCGACTTGTCTCGAATGGATACGGAAAGTTTGGGTCGATATGCGTCCGCTCAGCGTACGTTAG
- a CDS encoding cupin-like domain-containing protein → MIIDIPRFSHDQYPDLRHVLKGRDRPAVLEGYLEHWQASGRWTPSFFAQQHGECVVQVERSRMSPVPTDPAEYLGQRHYAKEKLGTTILGMLELGSAYGGYITYASIFSELPELKAEIAPLHEDSGFPRWMPRWLRKKLVLRPGFWLGPKGMSSPMHFDRHENLNVQLHGSKRWVLFSPDQSANVYYGQGRDIPVIYSPVDMSAPDHERFPLLAGAERYDFVLQAGQVLYLPPGWWHYVESQSDAINVNYWWWSPRAVRTVCRVEWASLWRTLRDRLARRADPDGGRNKPTSMPL, encoded by the coding sequence ATGATCATCGATATTCCACGCTTCAGCCATGACCAGTATCCAGACTTGCGTCACGTGTTGAAAGGAAGGGACCGGCCAGCAGTGCTGGAAGGATATTTGGAGCATTGGCAAGCATCGGGACGCTGGACGCCGTCCTTTTTCGCGCAGCAGCACGGGGAGTGCGTGGTCCAGGTCGAAAGGTCCAGGATGTCGCCGGTGCCGACAGACCCGGCCGAGTATCTCGGGCAACGCCACTATGCCAAGGAAAAACTGGGCACGACGATATTGGGCATGCTGGAACTGGGAAGCGCTTATGGCGGCTATATCACCTATGCGTCGATTTTTTCGGAGCTGCCCGAGCTGAAGGCGGAGATCGCGCCATTGCATGAAGACTCCGGTTTTCCGCGCTGGATGCCGCGCTGGCTGCGCAAGAAATTGGTGCTGCGTCCCGGTTTCTGGCTCGGACCAAAGGGGATGTCGTCGCCGATGCACTTCGACCGGCACGAAAACCTCAATGTCCAATTACACGGCAGCAAGCGGTGGGTATTGTTTTCACCGGATCAGTCCGCCAACGTCTATTACGGGCAAGGCCGCGACATACCGGTCATTTACAGCCCGGTCGACATGAGCGCGCCGGATCACGAGCGGTTTCCTCTGCTGGCCGGCGCAGAACGCTACGACTTCGTGCTGCAAGCCGGGCAAGTCTTGTATCTGCCCCCGGGATGGTGGCATTACGTCGAATCGCAAAGCGACGCGATCAATGTCAACTATTGGTGGTGGTCGCCGCGCGCGGTGCGCACCGTATGCCGGGTCGAATGGGCCAGCTTGTGGCGCACGCTGCGCGACAGGCTGGCACGTCGAGCAGACCCGGACGGCGGCAGAAACAAGCCAACCTCGATGCCGTTGTGA